Genomic DNA from Setaria italica strain Yugu1 chromosome V, Setaria_italica_v2.0, whole genome shotgun sequence:
TCATCTTCTGAATCTTTCTGCTGATTTttgtctgaaaaaaaaaacaaaaatgaaatGTGTAGGTACGGTTTGCCGTTCGTGTCCCCGAACAACATCCTGGTGACGACGATCAACGGGACGGGGTCGCTGATCGAGGCCATCTACGTGGTGATCTTCCTCATCTTCGCAGAGCGTCGGATCCGGCTCCGGATGCTGGGCCTCCTGGGCGTCGTCACCTCCATCTTCGCCGCGGTGGTGCTCATCTCGCTGCTGGCCCTCCACGGCAACGGCCGCAAGATCTTCTgcggcctcgccgccaccaTCTTCTCCATCTGCATGTACGCCTCGCCGCTCTCCATCATGGTAAGCAGTTGTGTATGGTATGGGTAGCTACTTCCATCAACGTAGATTAAGGTTGTCACGACACCAACAAGCATGTGGGGTTTGTGCAGAGGCTGGTGATCAAGACGAAGAGCGTGGAGTTCATGCCGTTCCTGCTGTCCCTGTCCGTGTTCCTCTGCGGCACCTCCTGGTTCATCTACGGCCTCCTCGGCCGCGACCCCTTCATCATTGTACGCTTCCTTCTCTGCTCTCTCTGTCACCCACTGAGGTGCCCATTATCTTCAACACACCGGGCCGGCAGATTAGCACTCTGATGACGGGGATGATCCTATCCGCTGCCGGCCTGTCCGCCGATGGGTACTCGGAACCCAATCGCTGCACCGCTTTCTGTTGGCTGGGCTGGTACAGCGTCCATGCGTCGGCTGCCCTTTCGGTGTCCCCGCCCGGGCACGCGCACATGCCTGCCGTTGCCGAGCCATGATGCACGGGCACCGGCGCGGGCTCCAGCCTCCACTAGTGTGGCCACTGGCCACCACACCCACAGGCACAGCGCGCGCAAGTCGCAGCAACACGacgtcctcctcgccgctgGGGATGGGGACGGGCCGTGCCCCGGCCTCCTGCACTGTGCATGCAGGATTGGACCAGTGCGACCAGAGCAACAGCGCCGCGCTCTTTCTTGTCGCGACAGCGAACCGCCCAGCGGATGCACCAGCGTTCAGTACAGTTACGACTCTGATTGGAGACTAACGTCCTGAACGCGTTCGCGTTCGTGCTCGTGCAGATTCCCAACGGGTGCGGGAGCTTCCTGGGCCTGACGCAGCTGGTCCTGTACGCCATGTACCGGAAGAACAAGGGCCCCGCCGCGCGGCCCGGCAagggggaggccgccgccgccgccgcggaggtggaggacgcCAAGAAGGTGGCCGCCGCGGTGGAGCTGGCCGACGCCACGACCAACAAGGTCGCCGACACCGTCGCCGACGGCAAGGTCGCCAGCCAGGTGTAGGCGCGCTGCTCTGTGCACCGCGAGGCTTGCTGgttgggaggagggggtgcgTGGTGGCCGTGTCAAGCAGCCTGAAAAACGGTTAAACGGGGCTGCCTGATGGATGGATTGTTAGTTTGCTGATGATGAATTGAAGCGGATTGTTGCTGCTTTTCTTTGCCTTTTGCGCTGTCACACACTGATAAAATGTACCTTCTGGGAGAGCTGACACGGTGTTCTCAAGTCGTGCCTCTGCAagtgtgaagttttcttttgtttcccaATGTTTTTCTGTTTTTGTCTCTCCCACTGTTTCtctgaaaaaaatttgtacTGATCCTTTGTAAGAAACTGACCTGCAAGTTATGTGTGTGATCATTTGCCTAAAGTGCATCACTGCATTGTGAAACCTAACCTGCAAACAAAAGTCTAGCCTGGTTTTATCCGTTCAAAGGAAAAGCATAGCCTGGTTTTTGGAGggtaagaaaaagaaagagcacACAacgtcttcttctttttttgagagAGGGAGAGCACAAACGTCTAGTCGCGCTGGACCATCTTATATTCTGCTTGGGCCcaaaaatatcataaatatcGTAGAACTGTGAAGGCCCAAAGGGAGACGGAACCAGCATAGCGGGGGCCCAAGCTGAAAAGTCGGCAAGTTACCCGGCCGGGTTCCAGATGCAGGCCAGGCCAGGCCACATACACAAAATCCAACACCCGTTAACCCGCTAGTCTTCCTTCAGGAGGAAGGAGCCGGCTGTGGCCCCTCTTTGCTCTTTCCGCGCGCATATAAACCGACGCAGCGAACTTCCGATTTCCTTCAAACAAACACTCGACTCGGCTGGCCCCACTAACAGTCGGGAGCGATCCGGAGGAGCGGAGGACCTATCCGTAATTGTAGAAAGTTTTGGGGGAGGATGCCGATAGACATGCCGCGGGGGCTCCCCTTCGCCGTCGACACATGGGGCCCCTCCTcccgccaccggcgccaccGGTTCCTCACCCACGCGCACCGGGAccacctcgtcggcgccggtgccgccgccggcggggctgGCGGCACCGTCTACGCCACCCGCCTCACCTTGTCCCTCGCGCTCGCGCTTCGCCACTTTCCCCAGGTAACTCCTCCCCTCGCTCCCTGTATGTTCCGTTTTGCCTCCAGgcattttttttccctgttG
This window encodes:
- the LOC101756651 gene encoding bidirectional sugar transporter SWEET1a; its protein translation is MEHIARFFFGVSGNVIALFLFLSPVVTFWRIIRKRSTEDFSGVPYNMTLLNCLLSAWYGLPFVSPNNILVTTINGTGSLIEAIYVVIFLIFAERRIRLRMLGLLGVVTSIFAAVVLISLLALHGNGRKIFCGLAATIFSICMYASPLSIMRLVIKTKSVEFMPFLLSLSVFLCGTSWFIYGLLGRDPFIIIPNGCGSFLGLTQLVLYAMYRKNKGPAARPGKGEAAAAAAEVEDAKKVAAAVELADATTNKVADTVADGKVASQV